CATCTTTTATCAAATATTATTCATAAATTTAGAAATTGTACAATATGACTGAATTTACCATCATAAATTATAGCATATATAGCCATAATAGATTCAAAATATAGAAAGAATTAAAAAATATTAGTAATTCGCAATAATTTCTTTTAACTCTGCTATCTTTTTTAAAGCCTCATCTTTTCCCACTTCAATAATTTTCACTCTTTCTTTTTCTTTCATCAACAAAGAAACTTTTCCCTCATACTCTGGTGCTATAACAAAATCAGCATCTACCAGAGAAGGTTCTGTCAGGTCTTCTATCATAATATCTATACTACGTTCGGCAATAGAAAATATATCATAAGAATCTTTTTTTTCGTCTTTGATTCCTCTCAGGCTTACTGCAATAATAATATCAGCTCCCATTTGTCGAACCACATCAACCGGAACAGGGTCTTTCAAACCACCATCAACTAACAGTTTGTCTTCAAATTCAAAAGGAGAAAACATCCCTGGAATAGAAATAGATGCCGCGACAGCATTAGAAACCTTACCTTTATCCATAATAATTTTTTCACCGGAAATCAAATCTGTTGCCACTGCCTTAAAAGGTATTTTTAAATCATACTCAAAATGTGCCCAATTGGAGATGCTGTCAAATTTATCCCTAATGCCGGTGGTAGAAATAAGACCTCTTGGCCAGCTTGGATTTACTAATATCTTTGGAAGATTAATTGAGAATCCCAAAACATTTTTATTTTGCTTCTGCTCTAATTCAAATTGCATATTTTCAAAGGTTATATATTCT
Above is a genomic segment from Atribacterota bacterium containing:
- a CDS encoding patatin-like phospholipase family protein, with protein sequence MLVKYNSSQLTVFRKINTKYRQLTAAHFFPLFYYLRGYGQSSIMISMIRKNNYIYKYILIIVVFILLFPGISAAKGEPKIGLALGEGGARGFAHIGVIKILEKEGINIDYIAGTSIGSLVGALYALGFPIEKIEDILLKEDFTEYITFENMQFELEQKQNKNVLGFSINLPKILVNPSWPRGLISTTGIRDKFDSISNWAHFEYDLKIPFKAVATDLISGEKIIMDKGKVSNAVAASISIPGMFSPFEFEDKLLVDGGLKDPVPVDVVRQMGADIIIAVSLRGIKDEKKDSYDIFSIAERSIDIMIEDLTEPSLVDADFVIAPEYEGKVSLLMKEKERVKIIEVGKDEALKKIAELKEIIANY